A region from the Canis lupus baileyi chromosome 27, mCanLup2.hap1, whole genome shotgun sequence genome encodes:
- the ACAD10 gene encoding acyl-CoA dehydrogenase family member 10 isoform X1: MYIRQLFQSSHLQWAWRAAFLEHIQGRHQRARRWAHSGGGTYKAVIFDMGGVLIPSPGRVAAEWELQNHILPGTIQKAWILGGENGPWIKFMRGAITTEDFLQEFGRLCSEISKTSVPVGSFLSLLTSEQVAKQFPVMTDAITQIRAKGLRTAVLSNNFYLPNGKSFLPLDRKQFDVVVESCLEGVCKPDPRIYRLCLERLGLQPSESIFLDDLGPNLKAAASLGIHTIQVNDPETAIKELEALLGFTLRMVIPNTCPVRKTVEIPRDSLEKYLKDLLGTQSTGPLELLQFEQGQSNPTYYVRLANHQLVLRRKSPGTLVPSTHALEREFRTMKALANAGVPVPKVLDLCKDSWVIGIPFYLMEYCPGLIYRDPSLPGLELSQRQAIYTAMNRVLCKIHSVDLKAVGLQDYGKHGDYISHQVQTWIKQYRASETRTIPAMERLIQWLPCHLPRQQKMTVVHGDFRLDNLVFHPEKAEVLAVLHWEFSTVGDPLVDVACSCLAHYLPSSSPTSLLRGLSDCDFTQLGIPTAEEYLRMYCLHSEIPLPENWNFYMAFSFFRMAAVVQGIYKHSLTEQASSAATKQNEKLIEYMSNLAWDFAVKEGFRVFKEMPATKPPMRI, encoded by the exons ATGTACATAAGGCAGCTTTTCCAGTCCTCACATCTCCAGTGGGCCTGGAGGGCAGCCTTCTTGGAACACATCCAGGGCAGGCATCAGCGAGCCAGGCGATGGGCACATTCTGGAGGCGGCACCTACAAAGCGGTGATTTTTGACATGGGTGGAGTTCTCATTCCGTCTCCAGGGAGAGTGGCTGCAG AATGGGAGCTACAAAACCATATCCTTCCTGGAACTATACAGAAGGCCTGGATCTTAGGTGGCGAAAATGGACCCTGGATAAAATTTATGAGGGGAGCGATAACAACAGAGGATTTCTTGCAAGAATTTGGGAGACTTTGCTCTGAAATT TCGAAGACATCCGTCCCGGTGGGCTCCTTTTTGTCTCTGCTGACCAGCGAGCAAGTGGCAAAGCAGTTCCCAGTGATGACCGACGCCATAACTCAAATTCGAGCAAAGGGCCTTCGGACTGCAGTCTTGAGCAATAATTTTTATCTTCCCAACGGGAAAAGCTTTTTGCCCCTGGACCGGAAGCAGTTTGATGTG GTGGTGGAATCCTGCCTAGAAGGTGTTTGTAAGCCAGACCCCAGGATCTATAGGCTGTGCTTGGAACGGCTTGGCCTGCAGCCTTCTGAGTCCATTTTTCTTGATGATCTTGGACCGAATCTAAAAGCAGCCGCCAGCCTTGGCATTCACACCATACAG GTCAATGACCCAGAGACTGCCATAAAGGAACTAGAAGCCCTTTTGGGCTTTACATTGAGAATGGTTATTCCAAACACTTGCCCTGTGAGAAAAACAGTGGAAATTCCAAGAGATTCCTTGGAGAAGTACCTCAAAGACTTGCTGGGGACCCAAAGCACAG GCCCATTGGAACTCCTCCAGTTTGAGCAGGGGCAGTCAAACCCAACCTACTATGTCAGACTCGCCAACCACCAGCTGGTTCTGAGGAGGAAATCCCCGGGAACACTTGTTCCATCCACCCATGCACTGGAGAGGGAGTTCAG GACAATGAAAGCCCTTGCAAATGCTGGAGTGCCTGTCCCCAAAGTTCTTGACCTCTGTAAAGATTCATG GGTCATCGGCATTCCCTTCTATCTGATGGAATACTGCCCAGGCCTCATCTACAGAGACCCCTCTCTGCCAGGTTTGGAGCTCAGCCAGAGGCAGGCCATATACACTGCCATGAACAGAGTCTTGTGCAAAATTCACAGTGTGGACCTCAAGGCTGTAGGCCTACAAGACTACGGGAAACACG GGGACTATATTTCACATCAGGTGCAAACCTGGATTAAACAGTATCGAGCCTCAGAAACCCGCACCATCCCGGCGATGGAGAGGCTCATCCAATGGCTGCCATGCCATCTTCCAAGGCAACAGAAAATGACAGTGGTGCATGGGGACTTCAG GCTGGACAACCTAGTGTTCCATCCAGAAAAGGCTGAGGTGCTTGCTGTCCTCCACTGGGAGTTCTCCACCGTAGGCGACCCCCTTGTGGATGTGGCCTGCAGCTGCCTGGCTCATTACCTGCCATCCAGTTCTCCCACTTCCCTGCTGCGAG GTTTGAGTGACTGTGATTTCACTCAGCTGGGAATCCCTACTGCAGAGGAGTATTTGAGGATGTACTGTCTTCACTCGGAGATCCCTCTCCCTGAGAACTGGAACTTCTACATGGCTTTCTCCTTTTTCCGCATGGCCGCAGTTGTGCAAGGAATCTATAAGCACTCACTCACAG AGCAAGCAAGCTCGGCAGCcaccaaacaaaatgaaaagctgatTGAATATATGTCCAACCTGGCATGGGATTTTGCAGTCAAAGAAGGGTTCCGGGTTTTCAAAGAGATGCCTGCCACAAAACCACCAATGAGGATATAA
- the ACAD10 gene encoding acyl-CoA dehydrogenase family member 10 isoform X3 encodes MYIRQLFQSSHLQWAWRAAFLEHIQGRHQRARRWAHSGGGTYKAVIFDMGGVLIPSPGRVAAEWELQNHILPGTIQKAWILGGENGPWIKFMRGAITTEDFLQEFGRLCSEISKTSVPVGSFLSLLTSEQVAKQFPVMTDAITQIRAKGLRTAVLSNNFYLPNGKSFLPLDRKQFDVVVESCLEGVCKPDPRIYRLCLERLGLQPSESIFLDDLGPNLKAAASLGIHTIQVNDPETAIKELEALLGFTLRMVIPNTCPVRKTVEIPRDSLEKYLKDLLGTQSTGPLELLQFEQGQSNPTYYVRLANHQLVLRRKSPGTLVPSTHALEREFRVIGIPFYLMEYCPGLIYRDPSLPGLELSQRQAIYTAMNRVLCKIHSVDLKAVGLQDYGKHGDYISHQVQTWIKQYRASETRTIPAMERLIQWLPCHLPRQQKMTVVHGDFRLDNLVFHPEKAEVLAVLHWEFSTVGDPLVDVACSCLAHYLPSSSPTSLLRGLSDCDFTQLGIPTAEEYLRMYCLHSEIPLPENWNFYMAFSFFRMAAVVQGIYKHSLTEQASSAATKQNEKLIEYMSNLAWDFAVKEGFRVFKEMPATKPPMRI; translated from the exons ATGTACATAAGGCAGCTTTTCCAGTCCTCACATCTCCAGTGGGCCTGGAGGGCAGCCTTCTTGGAACACATCCAGGGCAGGCATCAGCGAGCCAGGCGATGGGCACATTCTGGAGGCGGCACCTACAAAGCGGTGATTTTTGACATGGGTGGAGTTCTCATTCCGTCTCCAGGGAGAGTGGCTGCAG AATGGGAGCTACAAAACCATATCCTTCCTGGAACTATACAGAAGGCCTGGATCTTAGGTGGCGAAAATGGACCCTGGATAAAATTTATGAGGGGAGCGATAACAACAGAGGATTTCTTGCAAGAATTTGGGAGACTTTGCTCTGAAATT TCGAAGACATCCGTCCCGGTGGGCTCCTTTTTGTCTCTGCTGACCAGCGAGCAAGTGGCAAAGCAGTTCCCAGTGATGACCGACGCCATAACTCAAATTCGAGCAAAGGGCCTTCGGACTGCAGTCTTGAGCAATAATTTTTATCTTCCCAACGGGAAAAGCTTTTTGCCCCTGGACCGGAAGCAGTTTGATGTG GTGGTGGAATCCTGCCTAGAAGGTGTTTGTAAGCCAGACCCCAGGATCTATAGGCTGTGCTTGGAACGGCTTGGCCTGCAGCCTTCTGAGTCCATTTTTCTTGATGATCTTGGACCGAATCTAAAAGCAGCCGCCAGCCTTGGCATTCACACCATACAG GTCAATGACCCAGAGACTGCCATAAAGGAACTAGAAGCCCTTTTGGGCTTTACATTGAGAATGGTTATTCCAAACACTTGCCCTGTGAGAAAAACAGTGGAAATTCCAAGAGATTCCTTGGAGAAGTACCTCAAAGACTTGCTGGGGACCCAAAGCACAG GCCCATTGGAACTCCTCCAGTTTGAGCAGGGGCAGTCAAACCCAACCTACTATGTCAGACTCGCCAACCACCAGCTGGTTCTGAGGAGGAAATCCCCGGGAACACTTGTTCCATCCACCCATGCACTGGAGAGGGAGTTCAG GGTCATCGGCATTCCCTTCTATCTGATGGAATACTGCCCAGGCCTCATCTACAGAGACCCCTCTCTGCCAGGTTTGGAGCTCAGCCAGAGGCAGGCCATATACACTGCCATGAACAGAGTCTTGTGCAAAATTCACAGTGTGGACCTCAAGGCTGTAGGCCTACAAGACTACGGGAAACACG GGGACTATATTTCACATCAGGTGCAAACCTGGATTAAACAGTATCGAGCCTCAGAAACCCGCACCATCCCGGCGATGGAGAGGCTCATCCAATGGCTGCCATGCCATCTTCCAAGGCAACAGAAAATGACAGTGGTGCATGGGGACTTCAG GCTGGACAACCTAGTGTTCCATCCAGAAAAGGCTGAGGTGCTTGCTGTCCTCCACTGGGAGTTCTCCACCGTAGGCGACCCCCTTGTGGATGTGGCCTGCAGCTGCCTGGCTCATTACCTGCCATCCAGTTCTCCCACTTCCCTGCTGCGAG GTTTGAGTGACTGTGATTTCACTCAGCTGGGAATCCCTACTGCAGAGGAGTATTTGAGGATGTACTGTCTTCACTCGGAGATCCCTCTCCCTGAGAACTGGAACTTCTACATGGCTTTCTCCTTTTTCCGCATGGCCGCAGTTGTGCAAGGAATCTATAAGCACTCACTCACAG AGCAAGCAAGCTCGGCAGCcaccaaacaaaatgaaaagctgatTGAATATATGTCCAACCTGGCATGGGATTTTGCAGTCAAAGAAGGGTTCCGGGTTTTCAAAGAGATGCCTGCCACAAAACCACCAATGAGGATATAA
- the ACAD10 gene encoding acyl-CoA dehydrogenase family member 10 isoform X2 produces the protein MYIRQLFQSSHLQWAWRAAFLEHIQGRHQRARRWAHSGGGTYKAVIFDMGGVLIPSPGRVAAEWELQNHILPGTIQKAWILGGENGPWIKFMRGAITTEDFLQEFGRLCSEISKTSVPVGSFLSLLTSEQVAKQFPVMTDAITQIRAKGLRTAVLSNNFYLPNGKSFLPLDRKQFDVVVESCLEGVCKPDPRIYRLCLERLGLQPSESIFLDDLGPNLKAAASLGIHTIQVNDPETAIKELEALLGFTLRMVIPNTCPVRKTVEIPRDSLEKYLKDLLGTQSTGPLELLQFEQGQSNPTYYVRLANHQLVLRRKSPGTLVPSTHALEREFRTMKALANAGVPVPKVLDLCKDSWVIGIPFYLMEYCPGLIYRDPSLPGLELSQRQAIYTAMNRVLCKIHSVDLKAVGLQDYGKHGDYISHQVQTWIKQYRASETRTIPAMERLIQWLPCHLPRQQKMTVVHGDFRLDNLVFHPEKAEVLAVLHWEFSTVGDPLVDVACSCLAHYLPSSSPTSLLRGLSDCDFTQLGIPTAEEYLRMYCLHSEIPLPENWNFYMAFSFFRMAAVVQGIYKHSLTGQSTKESPTVVLGCVFPGRGESQG, from the exons ATGTACATAAGGCAGCTTTTCCAGTCCTCACATCTCCAGTGGGCCTGGAGGGCAGCCTTCTTGGAACACATCCAGGGCAGGCATCAGCGAGCCAGGCGATGGGCACATTCTGGAGGCGGCACCTACAAAGCGGTGATTTTTGACATGGGTGGAGTTCTCATTCCGTCTCCAGGGAGAGTGGCTGCAG AATGGGAGCTACAAAACCATATCCTTCCTGGAACTATACAGAAGGCCTGGATCTTAGGTGGCGAAAATGGACCCTGGATAAAATTTATGAGGGGAGCGATAACAACAGAGGATTTCTTGCAAGAATTTGGGAGACTTTGCTCTGAAATT TCGAAGACATCCGTCCCGGTGGGCTCCTTTTTGTCTCTGCTGACCAGCGAGCAAGTGGCAAAGCAGTTCCCAGTGATGACCGACGCCATAACTCAAATTCGAGCAAAGGGCCTTCGGACTGCAGTCTTGAGCAATAATTTTTATCTTCCCAACGGGAAAAGCTTTTTGCCCCTGGACCGGAAGCAGTTTGATGTG GTGGTGGAATCCTGCCTAGAAGGTGTTTGTAAGCCAGACCCCAGGATCTATAGGCTGTGCTTGGAACGGCTTGGCCTGCAGCCTTCTGAGTCCATTTTTCTTGATGATCTTGGACCGAATCTAAAAGCAGCCGCCAGCCTTGGCATTCACACCATACAG GTCAATGACCCAGAGACTGCCATAAAGGAACTAGAAGCCCTTTTGGGCTTTACATTGAGAATGGTTATTCCAAACACTTGCCCTGTGAGAAAAACAGTGGAAATTCCAAGAGATTCCTTGGAGAAGTACCTCAAAGACTTGCTGGGGACCCAAAGCACAG GCCCATTGGAACTCCTCCAGTTTGAGCAGGGGCAGTCAAACCCAACCTACTATGTCAGACTCGCCAACCACCAGCTGGTTCTGAGGAGGAAATCCCCGGGAACACTTGTTCCATCCACCCATGCACTGGAGAGGGAGTTCAG GACAATGAAAGCCCTTGCAAATGCTGGAGTGCCTGTCCCCAAAGTTCTTGACCTCTGTAAAGATTCATG GGTCATCGGCATTCCCTTCTATCTGATGGAATACTGCCCAGGCCTCATCTACAGAGACCCCTCTCTGCCAGGTTTGGAGCTCAGCCAGAGGCAGGCCATATACACTGCCATGAACAGAGTCTTGTGCAAAATTCACAGTGTGGACCTCAAGGCTGTAGGCCTACAAGACTACGGGAAACACG GGGACTATATTTCACATCAGGTGCAAACCTGGATTAAACAGTATCGAGCCTCAGAAACCCGCACCATCCCGGCGATGGAGAGGCTCATCCAATGGCTGCCATGCCATCTTCCAAGGCAACAGAAAATGACAGTGGTGCATGGGGACTTCAG GCTGGACAACCTAGTGTTCCATCCAGAAAAGGCTGAGGTGCTTGCTGTCCTCCACTGGGAGTTCTCCACCGTAGGCGACCCCCTTGTGGATGTGGCCTGCAGCTGCCTGGCTCATTACCTGCCATCCAGTTCTCCCACTTCCCTGCTGCGAG GTTTGAGTGACTGTGATTTCACTCAGCTGGGAATCCCTACTGCAGAGGAGTATTTGAGGATGTACTGTCTTCACTCGGAGATCCCTCTCCCTGAGAACTGGAACTTCTACATGGCTTTCTCCTTTTTCCGCATGGCCGCAGTTGTGCAAGGAATCTATAAGCACTCACTCACAG
- the ACAD10 gene encoding acyl-CoA dehydrogenase family member 10 isoform X4 — translation MRGAITTEDFLQEFGRLCSEISKTSVPVGSFLSLLTSEQVAKQFPVMTDAITQIRAKGLRTAVLSNNFYLPNGKSFLPLDRKQFDVVVESCLEGVCKPDPRIYRLCLERLGLQPSESIFLDDLGPNLKAAASLGIHTIQVNDPETAIKELEALLGFTLRMVIPNTCPVRKTVEIPRDSLEKYLKDLLGTQSTGPLELLQFEQGQSNPTYYVRLANHQLVLRRKSPGTLVPSTHALEREFRTMKALANAGVPVPKVLDLCKDSWVIGIPFYLMEYCPGLIYRDPSLPGLELSQRQAIYTAMNRVLCKIHSVDLKAVGLQDYGKHGDYISHQVQTWIKQYRASETRTIPAMERLIQWLPCHLPRQQKMTVVHGDFRLDNLVFHPEKAEVLAVLHWEFSTVGDPLVDVACSCLAHYLPSSSPTSLLRGLSDCDFTQLGIPTAEEYLRMYCLHSEIPLPENWNFYMAFSFFRMAAVVQGIYKHSLTEQASSAATKQNEKLIEYMSNLAWDFAVKEGFRVFKEMPATKPPMRI, via the exons ATGAGGGGAGCGATAACAACAGAGGATTTCTTGCAAGAATTTGGGAGACTTTGCTCTGAAATT TCGAAGACATCCGTCCCGGTGGGCTCCTTTTTGTCTCTGCTGACCAGCGAGCAAGTGGCAAAGCAGTTCCCAGTGATGACCGACGCCATAACTCAAATTCGAGCAAAGGGCCTTCGGACTGCAGTCTTGAGCAATAATTTTTATCTTCCCAACGGGAAAAGCTTTTTGCCCCTGGACCGGAAGCAGTTTGATGTG GTGGTGGAATCCTGCCTAGAAGGTGTTTGTAAGCCAGACCCCAGGATCTATAGGCTGTGCTTGGAACGGCTTGGCCTGCAGCCTTCTGAGTCCATTTTTCTTGATGATCTTGGACCGAATCTAAAAGCAGCCGCCAGCCTTGGCATTCACACCATACAG GTCAATGACCCAGAGACTGCCATAAAGGAACTAGAAGCCCTTTTGGGCTTTACATTGAGAATGGTTATTCCAAACACTTGCCCTGTGAGAAAAACAGTGGAAATTCCAAGAGATTCCTTGGAGAAGTACCTCAAAGACTTGCTGGGGACCCAAAGCACAG GCCCATTGGAACTCCTCCAGTTTGAGCAGGGGCAGTCAAACCCAACCTACTATGTCAGACTCGCCAACCACCAGCTGGTTCTGAGGAGGAAATCCCCGGGAACACTTGTTCCATCCACCCATGCACTGGAGAGGGAGTTCAG GACAATGAAAGCCCTTGCAAATGCTGGAGTGCCTGTCCCCAAAGTTCTTGACCTCTGTAAAGATTCATG GGTCATCGGCATTCCCTTCTATCTGATGGAATACTGCCCAGGCCTCATCTACAGAGACCCCTCTCTGCCAGGTTTGGAGCTCAGCCAGAGGCAGGCCATATACACTGCCATGAACAGAGTCTTGTGCAAAATTCACAGTGTGGACCTCAAGGCTGTAGGCCTACAAGACTACGGGAAACACG GGGACTATATTTCACATCAGGTGCAAACCTGGATTAAACAGTATCGAGCCTCAGAAACCCGCACCATCCCGGCGATGGAGAGGCTCATCCAATGGCTGCCATGCCATCTTCCAAGGCAACAGAAAATGACAGTGGTGCATGGGGACTTCAG GCTGGACAACCTAGTGTTCCATCCAGAAAAGGCTGAGGTGCTTGCTGTCCTCCACTGGGAGTTCTCCACCGTAGGCGACCCCCTTGTGGATGTGGCCTGCAGCTGCCTGGCTCATTACCTGCCATCCAGTTCTCCCACTTCCCTGCTGCGAG GTTTGAGTGACTGTGATTTCACTCAGCTGGGAATCCCTACTGCAGAGGAGTATTTGAGGATGTACTGTCTTCACTCGGAGATCCCTCTCCCTGAGAACTGGAACTTCTACATGGCTTTCTCCTTTTTCCGCATGGCCGCAGTTGTGCAAGGAATCTATAAGCACTCACTCACAG AGCAAGCAAGCTCGGCAGCcaccaaacaaaatgaaaagctgatTGAATATATGTCCAACCTGGCATGGGATTTTGCAGTCAAAGAAGGGTTCCGGGTTTTCAAAGAGATGCCTGCCACAAAACCACCAATGAGGATATAA